The Eurosta solidaginis isolate ZX-2024a chromosome 4, ASM4086904v1, whole genome shotgun sequence genome includes a window with the following:
- the LOC137251515 gene encoding oocyte zinc finger protein XlCOF28-like isoform X1, which translates to MDSLRNMCRVCLRVEDSVPLLEWHLPVEDITENLTHAECFQKCTQLNLFLNNECEDKEHTTKAYEYFCYGCAAKLKEVYLFITMAREADTTLRMTFKKFHSETSKFFEWVGVDKESSICDSNKNIPEEEPLTVGCGNFLKEDDSNSMEFMQALIEENQCASNPDASKSTSHTDTIKSANTIKVLSKKKLKNNVVACSVCEISMTRKQILRHSCNRNLKYFLCKSCPRTFTHRSTLVQHELIHENNRERQLACSICERKFYTKMARKNHLKTHDPGRKPCFHCDECDQSFLFKGNLLVHKQKHAGQTIQCKYCEKQYVRSVDLEVHLRSHTGDMPFKCDKCEKAFTKKSSLQKHLHLHEGVQWKCVDCGKEYLYEWTLQRHRLEHTGMPLRCSICDKGFPEMYKIRRHVKGVHKVNSNEVENFVIRFKEKRKFQNEAETYNDIKEKKK; encoded by the exons aTGGATTCATTAAGGAACATGTGCAGAGTTTGTTTAAGAGTTGAGGATTCCGTGCCGCTTCTTGAATGGCATTTACCTGTAGAAGATATAACAGAAAACTTGACACATGCAGAATGTTTCCAGAAATGTACTCAgttgaatttatttttaaataatgagTGCGAAGATAAAGAGCACACAACAAAAGCATATGAATATTTCTGTTATGGCTGTGCAGCGAAACTTAAAGAAGTGTATTTGTTTATTACAATGGCGCGAGAGGCAGATACCACGTTACGAATGACTTTCAAAAAGTTTCACTCGGAAACAAGCAAGTTCTTCGAATGGGTTGGTGTTGATAAAGAATCCTCGATATGTGATAGCAAT aaaaacaTTCCTGAAGAAGAGCCATTAACAGTGGGTTGTGGCAATTTCCTTAAGGAAGACGATTCTAACTCTATGGAATTTATGCAGGCATTAATTGAAGAAAATCAATGTGCCTCCAACCCAGATGCATCAAAGAGCACAAGTCACACGGACACCATTAAATCTGCAAACACCATCAAAGTATTatcaaagaaaaaactaaaaaacaatgTAGTAGCTTGTAGTGTGTGCGAGATATCAATGACGAGGAAACAGATTTTACGCCATTCTTGTAatcgaaatttgaaatattttctatGCAAGTCATGTC cgcGCACCTTCACTCATCGTAGTACTTTAGTACAACATGAGCTAATACATGAAAATAATAGAGAGCGTCAACTTGCTTGCTCTATAtgtgaaagaaaattttatacCAAAATGGCACGTAAAAATCATTTGAAAACACATGATCCTGGTCGAAAACCATGCTTCCACTGTGATGAATGCGATCAATCCTTTTTATTTAAAGGTAATCTTCTAGTACATAAACAGAAGCATGCTGGCCAAACAAttcaatgtaaatattgtgaaaaGCAATATGTGCGCTCTGTGGATCTTGAAGTACATCTCCGAAGTCATACAGGTGATATGCCATTTAAATGTGATAAATGCGAAAAAGCATTCACAAAAAAATCGTCTTTACAAAAACATTTACATTTGCATGAAGGAGTCCAATGGAAATGTGTTGACTGTGGAAAGGAATATTTGTATGAATGGACACTACAAAGACACCGCTTGGAACATACAGGAATGCCGTTGAGATGTTCCATTTGTGATAAAGGATTTCCTGAAATGTACAA GATACGCCGACATGTTAAGGGTGTTCACAAAGTTAATTCAAACGAGGTAGAAAATTTTGTTATACGATttaaagaaaaaaggaaatttcaaaatgaagCTGAAACATATAacgatataaaagaaaaaaaaaaataa
- the LOC137251515 gene encoding zinc finger protein OZF-like isoform X2 — protein MDSLRNMCRVCLRVEDSVPLLEWHLPVEDITENLTHAECFQKCTQLNLFLNNECEDKEHTTKAYEYFCYGCAAKLKEVYLFITMAREADTTLRMTFKKFHSETSKFFEWVGVDKESSICDSNKNIPEEEPLTVGCGNFLKEDDSNSMEFMQALIEENQCASNPDASKSTSHTDTIKSANTIKVLSKKKLKNNVVACSVCEISMTRKQILRHSCNRNLKYFLCKSCPRTFTHRSTLVQHELIHENNRERQLACSICERKFYTKMARKNHLKTHDPGRKPCFHCDECDQSFLFKGNLLVHKQKHAGQTIQCKYCEKQYVRSVDLEVHLRSHTGVQWKCVDCGKEYLYEWTLQRHRLEHTGMPLRCSICDKGFPEMYKIRRHVKGVHKVNSNEVENFVIRFKEKRKFQNEAETYNDIKEKKK, from the exons aTGGATTCATTAAGGAACATGTGCAGAGTTTGTTTAAGAGTTGAGGATTCCGTGCCGCTTCTTGAATGGCATTTACCTGTAGAAGATATAACAGAAAACTTGACACATGCAGAATGTTTCCAGAAATGTACTCAgttgaatttatttttaaataatgagTGCGAAGATAAAGAGCACACAACAAAAGCATATGAATATTTCTGTTATGGCTGTGCAGCGAAACTTAAAGAAGTGTATTTGTTTATTACAATGGCGCGAGAGGCAGATACCACGTTACGAATGACTTTCAAAAAGTTTCACTCGGAAACAAGCAAGTTCTTCGAATGGGTTGGTGTTGATAAAGAATCCTCGATATGTGATAGCAAT aaaaacaTTCCTGAAGAAGAGCCATTAACAGTGGGTTGTGGCAATTTCCTTAAGGAAGACGATTCTAACTCTATGGAATTTATGCAGGCATTAATTGAAGAAAATCAATGTGCCTCCAACCCAGATGCATCAAAGAGCACAAGTCACACGGACACCATTAAATCTGCAAACACCATCAAAGTATTatcaaagaaaaaactaaaaaacaatgTAGTAGCTTGTAGTGTGTGCGAGATATCAATGACGAGGAAACAGATTTTACGCCATTCTTGTAatcgaaatttgaaatattttctatGCAAGTCATGTC cgcGCACCTTCACTCATCGTAGTACTTTAGTACAACATGAGCTAATACATGAAAATAATAGAGAGCGTCAACTTGCTTGCTCTATAtgtgaaagaaaattttatacCAAAATGGCACGTAAAAATCATTTGAAAACACATGATCCTGGTCGAAAACCATGCTTCCACTGTGATGAATGCGATCAATCCTTTTTATTTAAAGGTAATCTTCTAGTACATAAACAGAAGCATGCTGGCCAAACAAttcaatgtaaatattgtgaaaaGCAATATGTGCGCTCTGTGGATCTTGAAGTACATCTCCGAAGTCATACAG GAGTCCAATGGAAATGTGTTGACTGTGGAAAGGAATATTTGTATGAATGGACACTACAAAGACACCGCTTGGAACATACAGGAATGCCGTTGAGATGTTCCATTTGTGATAAAGGATTTCCTGAAATGTACAA GATACGCCGACATGTTAAGGGTGTTCACAAAGTTAATTCAAACGAGGTAGAAAATTTTGTTATACGATttaaagaaaaaaggaaatttcaaaatgaagCTGAAACATATAacgatataaaagaaaaaaaaaaataa